TCTGCGACATCCCTCAGGCGTTTTATGTGGGTGATCATCCTGCTTCCTTTGACGGCAAACCGGAAATCTGGAGGGGTGCTGTCATACCAGCTGGCGAAGGTCTTGGCCAGGGGGAGGCGGTAAAAGGTAACGTTCAGCTCTACCGTGTTGAAATGGGCGGCGTAGAAGTTCAACCACCGGCGGCCGGGAATTTCCTTTGGGTAGAAGGCCCCCCTCCAGTGCGGGTAGTTGTAGCCGCTGGTACCAACGCGCAAATCGGCCACGTGCCCACCCTCCTTTCGGCTTTTTCTTGACCTGGTTTCATTATACCTCTAAAATTGGAAGCAGAACAGCAAGGACTGTTTTTCCGAAGGGTGCCGGGTTGCAAAAAAGGCCGGAGCCGGGGGCGCGGGGAGCGGAGCGGCTTGGAGGAATTCAAGGTGGCGCAAACCTTAAAGATCGAAGTGGTAAAGGTAATGGGGAGCTGCCCTGTTTACCGGGAAGGGGATTGCTTCTATATTGAGGACGGCTACCGGTTGCGGCCGGGGCCAGGGCAGGCTCTCTGCATGCACGGGCTGTCCTCCCTGATGCCTTACTATGCTGCCCTTTCCCGGGGAATCAGGCCGGAAGAGCTGGGTCTTGCCTCTGCTGCGGGGCCCGGGGCCTACCTCCAGTGCCCTGATCCCTGTGCTTACACAGGAGGGGGGACCGTAATTTTTCGCGTTCTTCCTGGAGCTGCCTCTCACGTTTTGGAAGGCGTCCGGTCCAGTTCCCGGGCCTACCCGGCGCGCCCCCTGGTAGGAGTGGGGGGCGTAGTCTTGAAGGGAGAGGAGTTGTTGCTTGTCCGGAGGAGCGCGCCACCCAGCCAGGGGCTGTGGAGTTTTCCTGGAGGAGGCGTGGAAATCGGGGAGGAACTGGCCGAGGCCCTGAAAAGAGAGGTTCGCGAGGAATGCGGCATTTCCATTGAAGTTGGGCGCATCGTGGGTGTTTTCGATTTAATCTACCGGGATCCGGGGGGAGGGGTTGCATACCACTACCTCCTGGTTGATTTTCTG
The sequence above is drawn from the Bacillota bacterium genome and encodes:
- a CDS encoding NUDIX hydrolase, giving the protein MEGVRSSSRAYPARPLVGVGGVVLKGEELLLVRRSAPPSQGLWSFPGGGVEIGEELAEALKREVREECGISIEVGRIVGVFDLIYRDPGGGVAYHYLLVDFLASYLEGDLRAGSDVADAVWVPCREALKFDLAEGARQLLMFLQGSGLKNSDLFYGRIGT